The region GTGAGAAAAAGCGCAATGAAATTTTGCAAATGGCCCTGCTGGAACCCACCCTTGCCATCCTTGATGAAACGGACTCCGGGCTTGATATTGATGCCCTGCGCATTGTTGCCAACGGTGTCAACCAACTCACTCGCCCCGATAACTGCATTCTGCTCATTACCCACTATCAGCGGCTGCTGGACTACATCGTGCCTGACTACGTCCATGTCATGGAGGGAGGGCGCATTGTCCTCACGGGGCCGAAGGAACTGGCACTAGAACTGGAGGCACGGGGCTATGACTGGGTTCGCGAAGAGGAGGTGGCTGCGTCATGACAATTACAGTCAAGGCCAATTCCGATCAAGCGGATCTGCCCCAGGCCAGTGGTGCCAATGAGCTCAATGACCTATTGAACTTCGCCCCGCCCCTGCACCACCCTGAGCTGGCAGTGCTACGGCAGACGGCCCGCGATCGCCTCCACGAGCAAACCTTGCCGACCCCCCGTGATGAGGATTGGCGCTTTACGGATTTATCGGTTTTACGGACGCGCACCTTTCAGCCGCCCATTGCCCCCCTTAACCCTGAAATTGTTGCTGAGGTGCAACATTTACTGTGCGAACGCAGTTTTCCAACCGTTGCCCAGATTGTCCTGATTGATGGCTATTTTTGCGGGGAACTCTCCCGTGTGGATGCCGCGGGGGTTGAGTTATTGCCCCCCTCCCTGCCGGCGATCGCCCCCCCGGAGGTCTTCAGTGACCTCAATGCCGCAATGCTGGCAGAGCGGTTGTGTCTGCGCCTGTCGGGACATTTCAGGGAGCCAGTGGAGGTTTTCTTTGTCAGTAGCCGGCAGCAGCAGAGCGTGGTCTCACCCCGCCTTACCGTTGAAGTAGCTGCCCACGGTCAAGTTACCCTGATTGAACGTTTTTTGTCCCTCACCGGTGACCAACAGTTCACCAACACTGTGACGGAAATTTCCCTAGGGGCTGCCGCTGGCTTGCACCATGTGCGCATTCAACACCAATCGCCGACAGCAATTCACATTGGCTCTACAGCAGTGTGCCAAGCTCAAGACAGTGCCTACGAGGGGCACGCCATTGATTTGGGGGGATGTTTGAGTCGCCACCATTGGCAGGTGCAGATCCAAGGCAGTGGTAGCCAGACAATCCTGAAGGGACTCGCGATCGCTATGGATGAGCAGATCGTAGACACCCACTCGGCAGTGCTCTTCCATGCTCCCCACAGCAGGAGTGAACAGATTCACAAGTGCATTCTTGGCGATCGCGCCCATGGCATCTTCAATGGCCGAGTGGTCGTGCCCCAGGTGGCGCAACTCACCGATGCAAGCCAGCTCAATCGCACACTACTGCTTTCCGACAAAGCCCGTGTGGATACCAAGCCGCAACTGGAAATTGTTGCTGATAACGTCAAGTGCTCCCACGGTGCCACCGTCAGTCAACTGGCTGCGGAGGACATCTTTTACCTGCGTAGTCGGGGCCTTGATCAGCACCAAGCACGGGATTTATTGGTGAAGGCCTTTGCCCTTGAGCAGCTCAGCGACATTACGCCCGAGCCACTACGGGAGGAAATTGAGGAAGCACTGCTTGCCAAATTAGGCGGATCGCTGCCGTAACATCCGCCAGCCACTCAAAAACATCAGGAGCAGAGCAGCACTGAGTAGCAAAATATAGAAGGGTTTTAGGGCTGCACCTAGATAAGCCCCCTCGTGGATCTGCAACAAAATAGCCACCTTTTCTTTGGGCAACCGCAGCCAATAGCGACTTAAATGATAACTCACTCCTGTAGTGGCACTGACCAGCAGTGGTAGGAAGAGCAACAAGGCACCATATTGATGGATGAGCCTCACCTTCACATTTGCCTTTACAGAGGAGAAGCGACGCTTTAAAAGCCAGGGATTAATTAACCTAAAGCCGCTAGCAACCAATAGAACCACAGTCAGACTCAGCAAGAACATGTAGAGCACACTAAACCATTCCCCCAAAAAGGCACCCGTGTGGATTGCCATCATGGCTTTACCAAAGTCCTTTGATAGATTTAGCCAACTACGACCTAGGCGATAAGCCAACCCCGTACAATTTGTTAACCCTAAAGGTAAAAACAGAGCGATCGCTAGCTGACGATGTAGGCGACGGACATTCATCTTAAAAGTCTCCCTATGGTTCACTCAAAGCAACGCACTGAATTAAATTTCAGCCCATTTCCGCAGCAAGTTAGAGTACACCTTGCACAAGAGATCAAAATCTACCGTCTTTCCCTGCTTTTCAAAAAGGCTGCGGCGAACAGTATCTAACTCAAAAAGAAGTTCCCGCTCTAGGGGATCACGGATTAAACTTTGCACCCAAGCCACTGCAACAAGACGCACACCCTTGCTCACTGTCTCCACCCGATGAAGAAAGATGGAAGGATAAACAATCATTGATCCCGCAGGCAGCTTAAAATACTGCTCTCCTAGGCTAGTATCGAGCACTAAGGCACCCCCTTCATAGGCGAAAGGATCATTTAGAAAAATTGTCAAGGACACATCAGAGCGTCTTAGTTGATCGCCACTTCCCATAAGGGCATTATCTGTATGGGTACCGTAGGCCATCCCTACTTCATAGCGGCTAAACAGAAGTGGGCCAATGATCTTGGGTTGGACATAGGCTTGAAAGAGCTGATTTCTGCTTAAGGCAGAGAGTACAATTTCTGAGGCAACTCGGTACTCCTCCCCCTCCTGCACCAGTTGTTGATTGTCCTTAACCGTTTTGGCATAGATGCCGGCAGTCCATTTGCCGTCCTCAAAGACCCCTGCTTGCAGGAGGGTATTGAGCTGGTTCAGTTCCTCAGTGGTCAGTACTCGATCAATTTGCAGCAGCATAACATGCTTTTCTTTCTTTTCTTTATAGGTGTGCACAGGATAGCAATAGGCGTCTTGAAGGGCAGAGTAACTACCCTGCCCTGCTGTGGCTGTACCTCAACTCAAGTGATGGAGCTTGAGTCACAAAAACAAGGCACCCTATGACTGCCAATATCGATAACGACCCCGTTCACCGCGTTCACCGTATTCACCCCGCTCACCGTATTCACCCCGTTCACCGCGCTCAGCCATCAGGTAAATACTAGAGCCTCTGGTTGAACTGCTGGTAACGGCAGTGGCAGAGGTACCCGGTAGAGATGAAGGCCGATAGGAGGTTCCTCCCTCCTCGCCGCCAGCATTGGAACCTTGGCAACTGGCTAAGGTTGTCACTAGCCCTAGGGAAAGAAACAGACGGACAGCCTGTGAAGAATTCATCGAAGACCACTCCTTAAAAAGTGCAATTCTGTTTTTCTCCCCAACCTTACCAAGAGAAAGTAAAAATCTCGGAAAAGCTTCCCTCCTATACCGCAGGGAGCTTGACGACAAATGTTGTTCCCCTATGCTGCTGACTGTAGACGTTCACAGTCCCCCCATAGTGA is a window of Thermosynechococcus vestitus BP-1 DNA encoding:
- the sufD gene encoding Fe-S cluster assembly protein SufD produces the protein MTITVKANSDQADLPQASGANELNDLLNFAPPLHHPELAVLRQTARDRLHEQTLPTPRDEDWRFTDLSVLRTRTFQPPIAPLNPEIVAEVQHLLCERSFPTVAQIVLIDGYFCGELSRVDAAGVELLPPSLPAIAPPEVFSDLNAAMLAERLCLRLSGHFREPVEVFFVSSRQQQSVVSPRLTVEVAAHGQVTLIERFLSLTGDQQFTNTVTEISLGAAAGLHHVRIQHQSPTAIHIGSTAVCQAQDSAYEGHAIDLGGCLSRHHWQVQIQGSGSQTILKGLAIAMDEQIVDTHSAVLFHAPHSRSEQIHKCILGDRAHGIFNGRVVVPQVAQLTDASQLNRTLLLSDKARVDTKPQLEIVADNVKCSHGATVSQLAAEDIFYLRSRGLDQHQARDLLVKAFALEQLSDITPEPLREEIEEALLAKLGGSLP
- a CDS encoding PepSY domain-containing protein, with amino-acid sequence MNVRRLHRQLAIALFLPLGLTNCTGLAYRLGRSWLNLSKDFGKAMMAIHTGAFLGEWFSVLYMFLLSLTVVLLVASGFRLINPWLLKRRFSSVKANVKVRLIHQYGALLLFLPLLVSATTGVSYHLSRYWLRLPKEKVAILLQIHEGAYLGAALKPFYILLLSAALLLMFLSGWRMLRQRSA
- a CDS encoding Fe2+-dependent dioxygenase → MLLQIDRVLTTEELNQLNTLLQAGVFEDGKWTAGIYAKTVKDNQQLVQEGEEYRVASEIVLSALSRNQLFQAYVQPKIIGPLLFSRYEVGMAYGTHTDNALMGSGDQLRRSDVSLTIFLNDPFAYEGGALVLDTSLGEQYFKLPAGSMIVYPSIFLHRVETVSKGVRLVAVAWVQSLIRDPLERELLFELDTVRRSLFEKQGKTVDFDLLCKVYSNLLRKWAEI